The following are encoded together in the Proteiniphilum saccharofermentans genome:
- a CDS encoding alpha-L-rhamnosidase yields the protein MKHIHFLIGLILVIFMAGCQGTAVRVDSLKVEMQENPQGVSTSTPRFSWQITSVKPDLRQEAYQIQVAGSEQDLEKGNNLLWDSGIVADAESILIPYTGETLSPREVYYWRVKVTTNQGETAWSKINHWSMALPDIAGWQAKWIGENALSNPGETDKGNTRLAARYLRKPFDSKQKVKRAVLYISGQGAYQAYINGKRVSDDVLAPTVSWYPEKVYYNVYDVTSLIQRDSNLLGVKLGNGRYFGMRESPTQVFGLPRLLAQLEIEYSDGSTDVIVSDESWKVTSRGPIIANNEFDGEEYDARMELPGWDKISYDDTTWKQVDIMSAPGGTLTAQPNPNIRVQEELTPVAITKLTDGKFILDMGQNMVGWIKINRLNGKKDQPVTMRFAEMLNPDGTLYMANLRSAKVTDIYTPSKDGDFSWEPSFVFHGFRFVEISGLDYQPELSDFTGRVIYDQMETTGQFETSDETINQIFKNAYWGIRGNYRGMPTDCPQRDERQGWLGDRATGCFGEAFVFDNALLYSKWLQDIEDSQSPEGSISVVSPRYWTIFNDDVTWPAAYFYGAKMLWLQFGDTEPVKRHYPSMKRYLERIQQVSMQDYILTKDTYGDWCMPPESQELIHSKDPSRKTAGAVLSTTVYYSLLNLMTEFAQLTGNTKDIAGYQELASKIKEAYNARFFNTDSALYDNNTVTANILSLRLGLVPEGYEQKVFDNIVRKTEVDFNGHVSTGVLGIQHLMRGLTEQGNVDLAYRIVTNRTYPSWGYMIENGATTIWELWNGDTADPAMNSANHVMLLGDLLIWFYEDLAGIKNHPESTAYKKLLMEPKFPEGLSHVKASYKSVYGEIKSEWKKENGTFHWNITIPGNSSAIIRLPKELNVSTPTGKGIRNVTETENSIEIELGSGNYHLTGI from the coding sequence CATGGCAGATCACTTCAGTTAAACCCGATTTACGGCAGGAAGCCTATCAGATTCAGGTGGCCGGATCGGAGCAGGATCTGGAAAAAGGAAACAACTTGTTATGGGATTCGGGAATTGTTGCTGATGCTGAATCCATACTTATCCCATATACGGGAGAAACACTTTCTCCGAGAGAAGTATATTACTGGCGGGTAAAAGTAACGACCAATCAGGGAGAAACAGCCTGGAGTAAGATCAACCACTGGTCTATGGCCCTACCGGACATTGCCGGCTGGCAGGCCAAATGGATTGGCGAAAATGCGCTTTCAAATCCGGGTGAAACAGATAAAGGAAATACCCGTCTGGCTGCCCGTTATCTGCGAAAACCTTTCGACAGTAAACAGAAGGTAAAACGTGCAGTGCTTTATATCTCCGGGCAAGGCGCCTATCAGGCTTATATAAACGGGAAGCGAGTATCGGATGACGTTCTTGCCCCCACGGTTTCATGGTATCCTGAAAAAGTATATTACAACGTATATGATGTTACCTCCCTGATTCAAAGAGATAGTAATCTATTGGGGGTAAAATTAGGTAACGGTCGCTATTTCGGTATGCGTGAATCTCCAACCCAGGTATTCGGTTTGCCTCGACTACTGGCACAACTGGAAATTGAGTACAGTGACGGTTCAACAGATGTTATTGTCAGCGATGAATCCTGGAAAGTCACCTCCAGGGGCCCCATCATCGCCAATAACGAATTCGACGGAGAAGAATATGATGCCCGGATGGAGCTTCCCGGATGGGATAAGATCAGTTACGACGATACTACATGGAAACAGGTCGATATAATGTCTGCACCCGGAGGGACACTTACCGCACAACCCAATCCGAATATCCGCGTACAGGAAGAACTGACACCGGTAGCTATCACAAAACTGACCGACGGGAAATTTATTCTGGATATGGGACAGAATATGGTAGGCTGGATAAAGATCAACAGGTTAAATGGGAAAAAGGATCAGCCCGTTACAATGCGGTTTGCAGAAATGCTCAATCCCGACGGGACACTCTATATGGCAAATCTGCGGAGTGCAAAGGTTACCGACATCTATACGCCTTCGAAAGACGGGGATTTCAGTTGGGAACCCTCTTTCGTCTTTCACGGATTCCGCTTCGTAGAAATATCGGGCCTCGATTACCAACCGGAATTGTCGGATTTCACCGGCAGGGTTATCTATGACCAAATGGAAACGACCGGACAATTCGAGACATCCGACGAAACCATCAATCAAATATTCAAAAACGCTTATTGGGGAATCCGCGGGAACTACAGGGGTATGCCCACCGACTGTCCGCAACGCGATGAGCGTCAGGGTTGGCTGGGTGACCGTGCGACCGGATGCTTCGGAGAAGCCTTCGTGTTCGACAATGCACTACTTTATAGTAAATGGCTGCAGGATATCGAAGATTCGCAAAGCCCCGAAGGCAGCATTTCGGTGGTCTCTCCACGGTACTGGACTATCTTTAATGACGATGTAACCTGGCCGGCCGCCTATTTCTACGGGGCAAAGATGTTGTGGCTGCAGTTTGGCGATACCGAACCGGTAAAAAGGCACTACCCATCCATGAAACGCTATCTGGAACGTATCCAACAGGTATCGATGCAGGATTATATCCTTACAAAAGACACTTACGGCGACTGGTGCATGCCGCCCGAATCACAGGAGCTCATCCATTCGAAGGATCCTTCCCGGAAAACAGCCGGAGCCGTTTTGAGCACCACCGTATACTACAGCCTGTTGAACCTGATGACCGAGTTTGCCCAACTCACTGGCAACACGAAAGATATAGCAGGGTATCAAGAGCTGGCATCGAAGATCAAAGAGGCGTATAATGCCCGTTTTTTCAATACCGATTCAGCTTTGTATGATAATAATACTGTCACGGCCAATATTCTTTCGCTTCGCCTGGGGCTGGTACCGGAAGGATATGAACAAAAAGTGTTCGACAATATCGTACGCAAGACAGAGGTGGATTTCAACGGTCATGTTAGCACAGGAGTATTGGGAATCCAGCACCTGATGCGCGGTCTGACGGAACAGGGAAATGTAGATCTGGCATACAGGATCGTCACCAACCGCACCTATCCCAGTTGGGGATATATGATTGAAAACGGTGCGACTACCATCTGGGAATTATGGAACGGAGATACGGCCGATCCGGCAATGAACTCCGCCAATCATGTGATGTTACTGGGTGACCTGTTGATCTGGTTTTATGAGGATCTGGCAGGGATCAAAAACCATCCGGAAAGTACGGCTTATAAAAAACTGCTGATGGAGCCGAAATTCCCCGAAGGATTATCGCATGTAAAAGCCTCCTATAAATCGGTTTACGGAGAAATTAAAAGCGAATGGAAAAAAGAAAACGGAACATTCCATTGGAATATTACCATTCCCGGAAACAGTTCAGCCATCATCAGGTTGCCGAAGGAACTGAATGTGTCGACACCAACAGGGAAGGGCATAAGGAATGTTACAGAAACGGAAAATAGTATCGAAATCGAATTAGGATCGGGAAATTACCATCTTACCGGAATATAA